One genomic region from Metallosphaera tengchongensis encodes:
- a CDS encoding RNA-guided endonuclease InsQ/TnpB family protein translates to MTLPSGQLQYHEEREPISPAMPEGNVRTTVVRLFPSGAQQKKIRRLADASARLYNEVNYERRQQFFKDKRVDFKGTWDKYYEKYKRILGSANAQAVLQKDNEAWSSFFSLLKNKDSLPPFTKHVSPPGYWKENEKRKLILVVRQDRYEVDEERRVLILKDWKMEIPFAGRLRWFGTQGRLEVHIDGDKFYAHIPVDVGRVTTKKSKRPMKESLIVHGERDRVQVKTPKGEKVASIDLGINMLATVTVDDGTVLFYRGSTVKADYFYFQKKVAELDKLKAEAEKVQETEAREEVLSERERLFKRLYRRLLHHYRALSSHLSKTLWQLGVSTVYLGYPYSISQDKGNKFTSNIWSYRKLVEAITDKLHEYGIKAYLTVEYNTSRLCALHGVVVERKPRGVVSCPLGHRLHSDINGALNIMKLGIKRTVNVLKKPLSFLVSSNGVTPVKGSNTSDLGGTLAL, encoded by the coding sequence ATGACACTCCCTTCTGGTCAACTCCAATACCATGAGGAGCGGGAGCCGATCTCTCCGGCAATGCCAGAGGGGAATGTCAGGACAACCGTCGTTAGGCTATTTCCAAGTGGGGCACAACAGAAGAAAATAAGGAGGTTAGCAGATGCTTCAGCGAGGCTGTACAACGAGGTAAACTATGAGAGGAGGCAACAGTTCTTCAAGGACAAGAGAGTAGACTTCAAGGGCACTTGGGACAAGTACTACGAGAAGTACAAGAGGATCCTAGGATCTGCTAACGCGCAAGCTGTACTACAGAAGGACAACGAGGCTTGGTCATCTTTCTTCTCGTTGTTGAAGAATAAAGATAGCCTACCACCCTTCACTAAACATGTATCACCACCAGGTTACTGGAAAGAGAATGAGAAGAGGAAGTTAATCCTAGTTGTTAGGCAAGACCGCTATGAGGTCGACGAAGAGAGACGTGTACTCATCCTCAAGGACTGGAAGATGGAAATACCGTTTGCTGGTAGGCTAAGGTGGTTTGGTACACAAGGTAGACTAGAGGTACACATAGACGGGGACAAGTTCTACGCCCACATCCCTGTTGACGTGGGTAGGGTCACGACGAAGAAGAGCAAAAGACCAATGAAGGAGTCCCTCATCGTACACGGTGAGAGGGACAGGGTACAGGTGAAAACACCTAAAGGCGAGAAAGTAGCCTCAATTGACCTCGGCATAAACATGTTAGCGACAGTCACCGTAGACGACGGTACTGTCCTCTTTTACCGTGGCTCTACCGTGAAGGCTGACTACTTCTATTTCCAGAAGAAGGTCGCGGAACTAGATAAGTTGAAGGCTGAGGCTGAGAAAGTCCAAGAAACAGAAGCTAGGGAGGAAGTGTTAAGTGAAAGGGAACGACTATTTAAGAGACTATACCGCAGGCTCCTCCACCACTACAGGGCTTTGTCCTCCCACCTATCTAAGACGTTATGGCAGTTAGGAGTCTCAACTGTCTACCTTGGTTATCCTTACTCCATCTCTCAGGACAAGGGGAATAAGTTCACTTCAAACATCTGGTCTTACCGCAAACTGGTTGAGGCAATCACGGACAAGCTCCACGAGTATGGTATAAAGGCATACTTAACAGTTGAGTATAACACTTCACGTCTCTGTGCTCTCCACGGTGTTGTAGTTGAGAGGAAGCCTAGGGGAGTCGTCAGTTGTCCTTTAGGGCACAGACTGCACAGCGACATCAACGGTGCTCTAAACATAATGAAGTTAGGGATAAAGAGGACTGTTAACGTATTGAAAAAGCCTCTCTCTTTCCTCGTCTCTTCAAACGGAGTAACTCCCGTAAAGGGGAGTAACACCTCAGACCTCGGTGGAACCCTCGCCCTTTAG
- the ahcY gene encoding adenosylhomocysteinase, which translates to MQYKIKDISLAEAGHAQLEWAEMHMPALMSIQREIEKNKPLSGVSIAAVLHITKETGVLAKTLKLAGAKVALAASNPLSTQDDVAAALVKYYGINVFAWKGETEEDYYENIKKLMEFKPEVVMDDGGDLHAYIHQNELFQNMAGGTEETTTGVIRLKAMEQEKVLKYPVIAVNNAFTKYLFDNRFGTGQSAIDGVLRATNILIAGKTCVVVGYGWVGRGIASRLRGLGGRVIVVEASPLRALEAIMEGFEVMSMREAAKIGDLFITATGNIRAISKDHIMEMKDGAILANAGHFNVEIDVEGLRSIATRRRTIRPFTEEHVLSDGRRIYLLADGRLVNLAAGEGHPSEVMDLSFSNQALSVLYIVKKKGTLEPKVYDVPTEIDERVARLKLEAMGIKIEELTKEQVEYSKQWKYGT; encoded by the coding sequence ATGCAGTATAAAATCAAGGATATTTCATTAGCTGAAGCTGGGCATGCTCAGCTGGAATGGGCTGAGATGCATATGCCAGCCCTGATGTCAATCCAAAGGGAGATTGAAAAGAATAAACCTCTATCAGGAGTATCAATTGCTGCGGTATTGCATATCACCAAGGAGACTGGAGTTTTGGCGAAAACTTTGAAACTCGCAGGGGCTAAGGTAGCTCTAGCTGCAAGTAATCCTTTGTCTACCCAGGACGATGTTGCAGCTGCCCTAGTAAAGTATTATGGGATCAACGTGTTTGCCTGGAAGGGAGAAACGGAGGAGGACTATTATGAGAATATTAAAAAATTGATGGAATTCAAGCCAGAGGTAGTAATGGATGATGGAGGCGATCTCCACGCTTACATACATCAAAACGAGCTCTTCCAGAACATGGCTGGAGGAACAGAGGAAACCACTACAGGTGTTATAAGACTAAAGGCTATGGAGCAGGAAAAGGTTCTAAAATATCCAGTAATAGCAGTAAACAATGCCTTTACAAAATACCTTTTTGATAATAGATTTGGAACAGGACAAAGCGCTATCGACGGCGTACTAAGAGCTACAAATATACTGATAGCCGGTAAAACTTGTGTGGTAGTTGGGTATGGTTGGGTAGGCAGGGGGATAGCTTCGCGTCTTAGGGGCCTCGGCGGAAGAGTCATTGTCGTTGAGGCAAGTCCTCTAAGAGCTCTAGAGGCAATAATGGAAGGATTTGAAGTTATGTCAATGAGGGAAGCGGCAAAGATTGGCGACCTATTTATAACAGCTACAGGAAACATAAGGGCAATTTCAAAGGATCATATAATGGAAATGAAGGACGGAGCCATTTTAGCAAACGCTGGTCACTTTAACGTTGAAATTGATGTAGAAGGGCTAAGATCAATAGCAACAAGGAGGAGGACTATAAGGCCTTTCACAGAGGAACATGTCTTATCAGATGGGAGGAGAATATATCTACTTGCAGATGGAAGATTAGTCAACCTAGCAGCTGGAGAGGGGCATCCTAGCGAAGTGATGGATCTCAGCTTTTCCAATCAGGCATTATCTGTTCTTTATATAGTAAAGAAAAAAGGAACTCTTGAACCGAAAGTCTATGATGTCCCAACAGAAATCGATGAGAGGGTAGCTAGACTGAAGCTTGAGGCAATGGGTATTAAAATAGAGGAGTTAACAAAAGAGCAAGTAGAATACAGCAAGCAGTGGAAGTACGGAACTTAA